ATATCCAGTACCAGATGGTTCGAGAGGAGCGCGGCACGTTTACAGAAAGAACCTGCGATTAATTTGCTGTCATTCAGGAAATAGATAACAGTAAATTAACCGGAGAGTTAACCGGAAAGAACCAGAAAACGAACATGAAATTCTTCGAAGAAGAGGCACAAAATATGAAAGTATTTGGGAGTACTTTCATGCCAGAGAAAAAAGTAAGAAATTCCGGGCTTTCTTACCTGCCCGGATGAGGAATGTTTCATTTATAAAGAAGTTTTTTATTCTTCCTTCTTTTCCTCGATATAAATTGCAGGCCTCAGGGGTTCTGCAAACCTTGACTTCTTTTGCGGGTCATATTCCGGAGAATCTGCACTCTGGATTTCAACCGGGCAGCCGATTTCTTTCTCGAGGAAGGAGGCTGATTCTTTCAGGAGGTCCTTTTCATCAAGGCCGAGGTAAGCAAAGGTCTCGTAGCGTTCCGCACCCCCGCTCTTGAATTCTGGCACTATTTTCTGGACGAACTTCGGGATTTCCTTGCCAAAACGCTTGAGTTCAGGTTTTGCCATCAGGGTTTTGATAAGGGTTCCGACTTCAAGCGGAGCTTCGACCTGAAGTCCGCAGGCACACCTTATGGCTTCTGCTTTCCAGGCAGGGGCTGTGTAGAGATAGACCTTCTGAGGTGTCATCTTCGTAACCCTTATGATCTCTTCAATATCGTTCAGTGTACTCTTTACAGCCTCTTCTGAAAGCTCTGCACCGTTGTCTATGAGGTCTTCATTGTAGAGGGGGTACTGCGCAAGGGAAACCGGGTCTTCGTGCCCCATGGCTTCCCATACCTCCTCACAGAGATGGGGGGTGAAAGGAGCCATAAGCCTGACCCAGTTGTCCAGCACATAGTAGAGCAGGGCTTCCCCGCCTCTCCTCTGGTACCACCTGACATCATTTATGAGCAGGAAGAAGGAGTTCTGGATAGCTTCCCTGGTCTGGATGGAGTCAAGGGCAGCATTTGTTTCCTTTATGTAGTTCTGCATCCTTGAGAGCATCCAGCGGTCGATCTGCTTCAGCTCTGCACTCAGGGTCCCGCGCTTCCCACTTTCAATAACATCCTTTGCAAAGGCATAGAACCTGTCGACCTGTCTGCGGGCAGAATCTATCCCTGCCTTCTGCCAGTCTGCGTCCTGAGTCTGTTCGGCTGTCGAGAGGATATACATCCTTGTTATGTCTGCTCCGTAAGAGCTGACCGCACTTTCCAGGGTCAGGATGGGACCTTTGGACTTGCTCATCTTTTGCCCTTCAAGGGAAACAAAACCATTTACTGCAAGGGCTTTTGGCCATTTTTCTTCTTCAAAGAGGGCTACGTGGTGGAAGAGGAAAAAGAGCAGGTGGTTCGGGACAAGGTCTTTTCCGGAAGAGCGCAGGTCAACAGGGTACCAGTAATTGAAGTGGCTGCGGATTTCTTCTATTAGCTCAGGTTTAAGCCCGGTTTCCGCAGAAACTGCCGCAGAATCGCCTTTTCCGAGAAGGACATAGTCGAAGAATGAAAGTGTAAGATGTTCAAGGGCAAGCTCGCCTTTTTCGATGAACCTTGCAATGATGTAGTAGCTCATGTAGATTGTCGAGTCCCCTAGAGATTCAATCAGCCATTCCTTATCAAAAGGAAGGCGGGTCCCGAGACCTTTTCTGCGTGCACATGCCTTGTCTTTGAGCCAGTCAATCTTATTTTCAAACTCAACCCTGTACTCTGTCGGGATGACCCGCATCTGGCCGAGGCATTTGTAAACCTTTGCTTTCCAGTCAGGGTTTGAGTAGTTCAGGAACCACTGGCCTTTAACCATGTTCACGACACACGGAGTCCCGCAGCGGCATACTACGGGCTCGCTGAACTCATAGAAGGTCTCGCCTGCGTTTGAAGCCAGGAAGTCCCTGGTAAGTATGTCCTTTATCTTTGAAACAGGGTATCCTTTATATTTCCCTGTGAGCTCCTTAAGGACACCTCCGTGGAACTCTCTCCTGTATACGATTTTTGTTGCTTCTTCGGCTTTAGGGTCTTTCTGGTCTGAAATTCCCATGCTTTCCACAATTTCTTTTGCAGGGAACTCTCCGAATTCGGGGACCTGGATAAGGGAAATAAGTTCGATTTTCCTGAGGTCTTCGGTAATTCCATATTCACTCAGGTCAGCATCGTAAAGGTCGCGGAGGGCAAGGTAGTCAAAAGGCGCATGGGCAGGGACACTCATTACTATCCCGCTACCGTTCTCAGGCTTTACGAAGGACGCCGGAAGGGAGATTACCTCATCCCCGGTTACCGGGTTTGTGAGCTTGATTCCTATGATGGACTTTGCAGGCATGTCTTCAACATACTCGACTGTCCTGTCCGTAAAGGTCAATTTCCTGAAAGCGTCCCTGCTGACGACCCAGAACTCCACGTTTCCGTCCTTCTCAACCCTGGCTTTTACGTAATCGACATTCGGGTTTACCCAGAGGTTTGTCACTCCGTATGTCGTTTCAGGCCTGAGGGTAGCGCAGGGGAGGACGAGGTCTCTGTACCTGAACTTTAT
This window of the Methanosarcina mazei S-6 genome carries:
- the leuS gene encoding leucine--tRNA ligase, translating into MEQDYKPHEIENKWQKKWNESRIFQAEPDKREKFFITIPYPYLNGNLHAGHTRTFTIGDVVARHKRMLGYNVLYPMGFHVTGTPIVGLAELIASRDPQTMDVYERLHGIPGDILPALDTPEKIVDYFKVEAEKAMRMIGYSIDWRRKFTTTDPTYKKFIEWQYTRLEEKDLIVKGSHPVKWCPNDNNPVEDHDILHGEEATIVEYTLIKFRYRDLVLPCATLRPETTYGVTNLWVNPNVDYVKARVEKDGNVEFWVVSRDAFRKLTFTDRTVEYVEDMPAKSIIGIKLTNPVTGDEVISLPASFVKPENGSGIVMSVPAHAPFDYLALRDLYDADLSEYGITEDLRKIELISLIQVPEFGEFPAKEIVESMGISDQKDPKAEEATKIVYRREFHGGVLKELTGKYKGYPVSKIKDILTRDFLASNAGETFYEFSEPVVCRCGTPCVVNMVKGQWFLNYSNPDWKAKVYKCLGQMRVIPTEYRVEFENKIDWLKDKACARRKGLGTRLPFDKEWLIESLGDSTIYMSYYIIARFIEKGELALEHLTLSFFDYVLLGKGDSAAVSAETGLKPELIEEIRSHFNYWYPVDLRSSGKDLVPNHLLFFLFHHVALFEEEKWPKALAVNGFVSLEGQKMSKSKGPILTLESAVSSYGADITRMYILSTAEQTQDADWQKAGIDSARRQVDRFYAFAKDVIESGKRGTLSAELKQIDRWMLSRMQNYIKETNAALDSIQTREAIQNSFFLLINDVRWYQRRGGEALLYYVLDNWVRLMAPFTPHLCEEVWEAMGHEDPVSLAQYPLYNEDLIDNGAELSEEAVKSTLNDIEEIIRVTKMTPQKVYLYTAPAWKAEAIRCACGLQVEAPLEVGTLIKTLMAKPELKRFGKEIPKFVQKIVPEFKSGGAERYETFAYLGLDEKDLLKESASFLEKEIGCPVEIQSADSPEYDPQKKSRFAEPLRPAIYIEEKKEE